A genomic stretch from Bradyrhizobium quebecense includes:
- a CDS encoding caspase family protein, which produces MRRLLLIPCLLAAILWSAPCFAQARSQLGSLCTTDTTPADQMIDACTKIIALKVFSGEKLATIHFWRAVGWNKKGNYAQVIADATEALRLKPSTAVYNLRGSAYYDKGEYDIAIADFNDALRMGPPSGIIFHNRGNAYRGKGDYAKAIADYDAAIKAGPKSAFSYQNRGASKQALGDLDGALADINEAVRIDPSLPQPLISRAVIWRAKGDIARAIADTSEAIRLAKAKTPVNIMTPPGSVLISAYTQRGLAYEAKGDAAHAKEDYTAVLEGQASDAGSKANQATAKVRLALLKEADAAPRKTAAAPAAESGPAPAPPAPAAAAPAAPAARVQAAATGRRVALVIGNGAYAHVKALPNPPNDARAIARSLRDIGFTVSEGLDLDRDAMQKTIHDFLREAARSQIAVVYYAGHGVQVDGRNYLVPVDIEFKAGGRMTDAMVDMDTIMAGLDDLIRTNILILDACRNNPMAPQVASAGPSRGIEAGSGLAAPASLGSGSTLGAGTLIAFATAPGQVALDGEGANSPFSAALSRHVGTPGLEVQQMLTRVRAEVVAATKGKQVPWSNSSLLGEVYLAEQ; this is translated from the coding sequence ATGCGCCGACTGCTCCTGATCCCCTGCCTGCTCGCGGCCATCCTGTGGTCGGCGCCCTGCTTCGCCCAGGCGCGCTCCCAGCTCGGCTCGCTCTGCACGACCGACACCACGCCAGCCGACCAGATGATCGACGCCTGCACGAAGATCATCGCGTTGAAGGTGTTTTCCGGCGAGAAGCTCGCGACGATCCATTTCTGGCGCGCGGTGGGCTGGAACAAGAAGGGCAACTACGCCCAGGTGATCGCTGACGCCACCGAGGCGCTGCGCCTGAAGCCGAGCACTGCCGTCTACAATTTGCGCGGCTCGGCCTATTACGACAAGGGCGAGTACGACATCGCGATTGCCGACTTCAACGACGCGCTGCGCATGGGGCCGCCGAGCGGCATCATCTTTCACAACCGCGGCAACGCCTATCGCGGCAAGGGCGACTACGCCAAGGCCATCGCCGACTATGACGCCGCGATCAAGGCCGGTCCGAAGTCGGCGTTCTCCTATCAGAACCGCGGCGCCTCAAAGCAGGCGCTCGGCGATCTCGACGGCGCGCTCGCCGACATCAACGAGGCCGTCAGGATCGACCCGTCGCTGCCGCAGCCGCTGATCAGCCGCGCCGTGATCTGGCGCGCCAAGGGCGACATCGCGCGCGCGATTGCGGACACCTCAGAAGCGATCCGGCTCGCGAAGGCGAAAACGCCCGTCAACATCATGACGCCGCCCGGCAGCGTGCTGATCTCGGCCTACACCCAGCGCGGCCTCGCCTATGAGGCGAAGGGCGACGCAGCGCACGCCAAGGAGGACTACACCGCGGTGCTCGAGGGCCAGGCCTCCGACGCCGGCAGCAAGGCCAACCAGGCCACCGCCAAGGTGCGGCTCGCACTGCTGAAAGAGGCCGACGCAGCACCGCGCAAGACCGCGGCGGCGCCTGCCGCCGAGAGCGGCCCTGCGCCCGCACCGCCGGCGCCCGCGGCAGCAGCTCCGGCCGCACCCGCGGCACGCGTGCAGGCCGCAGCAACCGGCCGGCGCGTCGCGCTGGTGATCGGCAACGGCGCCTATGCGCATGTGAAGGCGCTGCCCAATCCGCCCAACGACGCGCGTGCCATCGCCAGGAGCCTGCGCGACATCGGCTTCACCGTTTCAGAGGGCCTCGATCTCGATCGCGACGCGATGCAGAAGACGATCCACGATTTCCTGCGCGAGGCGGCGCGGTCGCAGATCGCCGTGGTCTACTACGCCGGTCACGGCGTGCAGGTCGACGGCCGCAACTACCTCGTGCCGGTCGATATCGAGTTCAAGGCGGGCGGCCGCATGACCGACGCGATGGTCGACATGGACACCATCATGGCCGGCCTCGACGATCTGATCCGCACCAACATCCTGATCCTCGATGCCTGCCGCAACAATCCGATGGCGCCGCAGGTGGCATCCGCAGGCCCGAGCCGCGGCATCGAGGCCGGCTCCGGCCTTGCCGCACCGGCTTCGCTCGGGTCGGGCTCGACGCTCGGCGCCGGCACGCTGATCGCGTTTGCAACCGCGCCGGGCCAGGTCGCGCTCGACGGCGAAGGCGCCAACAGCCCATTCTCCGCGGCGCTGTCGCGCCATGTCGGCACGCCCGGCCTCGAGGTGCAGCAGATGCTGACGCGGGTCCGCGCCGAGGTCGTCGCCGCGACCAAGGGCAAGCAGGTGCCGTGGTCGAACTCCTCGCTGCTCGGCGAGGTTTATCTGGCGGAACAATGA
- a CDS encoding cobalamin-independent methionine synthase II family protein, which yields MQRTKPPFRADEVGSLLRPPKIKEARARLEKGEISADELRKIEDMEIEKVVHKQASVGLKLATDGEFRRSWWHFDFLSHLTGCELFHPDMGIQFAGVQTRHDAIRVIGKLDFSDHHPMLDHFRFLKKYADQAHVVPKMTIPSPAVLHFRGGRKLISREVYPDLEEFYQDLGKTYRKAVKAFYDAGCRYLQFDDTVWAYLCSQEELQKSRDRGDNPDGLQEIYARVINYAIADRPSDMVITTHVCRGNFRSTWISSGGYEPVAETMLAGTNYDGYFLEYDSDRAGGFEPLRFLPKGNKVVVVGVITSKFGELEKKDDIKRRLEEASKFAPIEQLAVSPQCGFASTEEGNILSEEEPWAKLRLAVEVANEVWGK from the coding sequence ATGCAGCGAACCAAGCCACCGTTCCGCGCCGACGAGGTCGGCAGCCTGTTGCGGCCGCCGAAGATCAAGGAAGCGCGCGCCAGGCTGGAGAAGGGCGAGATCTCGGCCGACGAGCTGCGCAAGATCGAGGACATGGAGATCGAGAAGGTCGTGCACAAGCAGGCCTCGGTCGGCCTGAAGCTTGCGACCGACGGCGAGTTCCGCCGCTCCTGGTGGCACTTCGATTTCCTCAGCCACCTCACCGGCTGCGAGTTGTTCCATCCCGACATGGGCATCCAGTTCGCGGGCGTGCAGACCCGGCACGACGCCATCAGGGTGATCGGCAAGCTCGACTTCTCCGATCATCACCCGATGCTCGATCACTTCAGGTTTCTGAAGAAGTACGCCGACCAGGCGCATGTTGTGCCCAAGATGACGATCCCGTCGCCGGCGGTGCTGCACTTCCGCGGCGGCCGCAAGCTGATCTCGAGGGAGGTCTATCCGGACCTTGAGGAGTTCTACCAGGACCTCGGCAAGACCTATCGCAAGGCGGTGAAGGCGTTCTACGACGCCGGTTGCCGTTACCTGCAATTCGACGACACGGTGTGGGCCTATCTGTGCTCGCAGGAGGAATTGCAGAAGTCGCGCGACCGCGGCGACAATCCCGATGGCCTGCAGGAGATCTATGCCCGCGTCATCAATTACGCGATCGCCGATCGTCCGTCCGACATGGTGATCACGACGCATGTCTGCCGCGGCAATTTCCGGTCGACCTGGATTTCCTCCGGGGGCTACGAGCCGGTCGCCGAGACCATGCTGGCCGGCACCAATTACGACGGTTACTTCCTCGAATATGATTCCGATCGTGCCGGCGGCTTCGAGCCGCTGCGCTTCCTGCCCAAGGGCAACAAGGTCGTGGTGGTCGGCGTCATCACCTCGAAGTTCGGCGAGCTCGAGAAGAAGGACGACATCAAGCGGCGGCTGGAGGAGGCATCGAAGTTCGCGCCGATCGAGCAGCTCGCAGTGTCCCCGCAATGCGGCTTTGCCTCGACCGAGGAGGGCAACATCCTCTCCGAGGAAGAGCCGTGGGCCAAGCTCAGGCTCGCGGTCGAGGTCGCGAACGAGGTGTGGGGCAAATAG
- a CDS encoding ABC transporter ATP-binding protein, producing the protein MSDLLSIKGLRAGYGEAVVLPDMSLALAEGQVLALLGRNGTGKTTLINSIVGIVRRLSGSVALAGHDITALRPDQRARAGIGWVPQERNIFRSLTVEENMTAVAQPGPWTVERVYEMFPRLKERRGNFGNQLSGGEQQMLAIGRALTLNPKVLLLDEPTEGLAPIIVEELLKAIGTITRSGGICSIIVEQNAQKILGLADRVVILERGTIVHDAASSALKADPSVLERHLGVAGTKKH; encoded by the coding sequence ATGTCTGACCTGCTCTCCATCAAGGGCTTGCGCGCCGGATATGGCGAGGCGGTGGTGCTCCCCGACATGTCGCTGGCGCTTGCCGAGGGCCAGGTGCTGGCGCTGCTCGGCCGCAACGGTACCGGCAAGACCACGCTGATCAATTCGATCGTCGGCATCGTCAGGCGCCTCAGTGGCAGCGTCGCGCTCGCAGGCCACGACATCACGGCACTGCGGCCCGACCAGCGCGCCCGTGCCGGGATCGGCTGGGTGCCGCAGGAGCGCAACATCTTCCGCTCGCTGACGGTGGAAGAGAACATGACCGCGGTGGCGCAGCCCGGTCCGTGGACGGTCGAGCGGGTGTACGAGATGTTTCCGCGGCTGAAGGAGCGGCGCGGCAATTTCGGCAACCAGCTGTCCGGCGGCGAGCAGCAGATGCTGGCGATCGGCCGCGCGTTGACGCTGAATCCGAAAGTGCTGCTGCTCGACGAGCCGACCGAAGGCCTCGCGCCGATCATCGTTGAGGAATTGTTAAAGGCGATCGGAACCATCACGCGATCCGGCGGCATCTGCTCGATCATCGTCGAGCAGAATGCACAAAAGATTCTCGGGCTCGCCGACCGCGTTGTGATATTGGAACGCGGAACGATCGTGCACGATGCGGCAAGCAGCGCGCTGAAGGCCGATCCCTCCGTCCTCGAGCGCCATCTCGGCGTCGCCGGGACCAAGAAACACTGA
- a CDS encoding ABC transporter ATP-binding protein — MTIALETRGLEKSFGGLRVTRDLSLKVMQGARHALIGPNGAGKTTVINQLTGVLTPNSGQVLLEGSDITGLSVHKRVLRGLSRTFQINQLYPDLTPLETIGLAVSERMGRGGDWWRRMGTRSDVNAEIAEILSHFHLLDVMTELTSTLPYGKQRLLEIAVAIAAKPRVLLLDEPAAGVPESERHDILAAVAALPRDVTVLLIEHDMDLVFSFADRISVLVNGGLLTEGAPDEVARDPQVRAVYLGEAADV, encoded by the coding sequence ATGACGATCGCGCTCGAAACCCGCGGCCTCGAAAAATCCTTCGGCGGTCTTCGCGTCACACGCGACCTTTCGCTGAAGGTGATGCAGGGCGCCCGCCATGCGCTGATCGGACCGAACGGCGCCGGCAAGACCACCGTCATCAACCAGCTGACCGGCGTGCTGACCCCGAACAGCGGACAAGTCTTGCTCGAGGGCAGCGACATCACCGGCCTCTCCGTGCACAAGCGGGTGCTCCGCGGGCTGTCGCGTACCTTCCAGATCAACCAGCTCTATCCCGACCTGACCCCGCTCGAGACCATCGGGCTTGCGGTCTCCGAGCGAATGGGCCGCGGCGGCGACTGGTGGCGGCGGATGGGGACGCGAAGCGACGTTAACGCCGAGATCGCCGAGATCCTGTCGCACTTCCATTTGCTGGATGTGATGACCGAGCTCACCTCGACATTGCCCTACGGCAAGCAGCGCCTGCTCGAGATTGCGGTCGCGATCGCCGCCAAGCCGCGGGTGCTGCTGCTCGACGAGCCCGCGGCCGGCGTGCCCGAGAGCGAGCGCCACGATATCCTGGCGGCGGTCGCAGCATTGCCGCGCGACGTCACCGTGCTGCTGATCGAGCACGACATGGATCTCGTGTTCTCCTTCGCCGACCGCATCTCGGTGCTGGTCAATGGCGGGCTGCTCACCGAGGGCGCGCCCGACGAGGTCGCGCGCGATCCGCAGGTGAGGGCGGTCTATCTCGGCGAGGCGGCCGATGTCTGA
- a CDS encoding branched-chain amino acid ABC transporter permease, which translates to MTALSDVSTHAMASARWRISEVAFWVLALACAFLFPSRYLIMTDIVRLGLFALSLDLILGYAGIVSLGHAAFFGVGAYSAGLLALHGIINEPVIALVAAGFVAAVLGFLTSFLVIRGVDLTRLMVTLGIALLLEALAERFSDITGGTDGLQGIEMQPILGLFAFDMFGKTGFFYSLIVLFVLFLFARRVVHSPFGLSLRAIRNNPLRAAAIGIPVNRRLIAVYTLAAFYAGIAGALFTQTTALASLDVFSFERSADLMLVLVIGGTGYLYGGLIGAVVFKMLQEVFQSITPQYWLFWIGLVLVVIVMVGRPRIHRWALFVPNLIIGQFAGRKAAAVPESDPL; encoded by the coding sequence ATGACCGCGCTGTCCGACGTCTCCACTCATGCGATGGCCAGCGCGCGCTGGCGGATCAGCGAGGTCGCCTTCTGGGTGCTGGCGCTTGCCTGCGCCTTCCTGTTTCCGTCGCGCTATCTGATCATGACCGACATCGTGCGGCTCGGCCTGTTCGCACTGTCGCTCGACCTGATCCTCGGCTATGCCGGCATCGTCTCGCTCGGCCATGCGGCATTCTTCGGCGTCGGCGCCTATTCGGCCGGCTTGCTGGCGCTGCACGGCATCATCAACGAGCCCGTCATCGCGCTGGTCGCCGCCGGCTTCGTTGCGGCCGTGCTCGGCTTCCTGACCAGCTTCCTGGTCATTCGCGGCGTCGATCTGACGCGGCTGATGGTGACGCTCGGCATCGCGCTGCTGCTGGAAGCGCTCGCCGAACGCTTCTCTGATATCACCGGCGGCACCGATGGCCTGCAGGGTATCGAGATGCAGCCGATCCTCGGGCTGTTTGCCTTCGACATGTTCGGCAAGACCGGATTCTTCTACTCGCTGATCGTGCTGTTCGTCCTGTTCCTGTTCGCCCGTCGCGTGGTGCATTCGCCATTCGGCCTGTCGCTGCGCGCAATCAGGAACAATCCGCTGCGCGCGGCCGCAATCGGCATACCGGTCAACCGCCGCCTGATCGCGGTCTACACGCTCGCCGCCTTCTATGCCGGGATCGCCGGCGCGCTGTTCACCCAGACCACGGCGTTGGCCTCGCTCGACGTGTTTTCCTTCGAGCGCTCCGCCGACCTGATGCTGGTGCTCGTGATCGGTGGCACCGGTTATCTCTATGGCGGCCTGATCGGCGCCGTGGTTTTCAAGATGCTGCAGGAGGTGTTTCAGAGCATCACCCCGCAATACTGGCTGTTCTGGATCGGCCTCGTGCTGGTCGTGATCGTGATGGTCGGCCGCCCACGGATCCACCGCTGGGCGCTGTTCGTGCCGAACCTGATCATCGGCCAGTTCGCCGGCCGCAAGGCCGCCGCCGTGCCGGAGAGTGACCCGTTATGA
- a CDS encoding branched-chain amino acid ABC transporter permease, translated as MASILTNLFDGVAYGMLLFVLACGLAVTLGLMNFVNLAHGAFAMAGGYICAVLVNNSGWPFFAGLPLAFVGSAAIGVALERTLYRHLYRRSHLDQVLFSIGLVFMSVAAVDYIMGSSRVFIKLPAALEGQINLFGVGIGRYRLMIVVICGLLTLALQLILAKTRFGSRLRAAVDDPRAAIGLGINVPQVFAFTFAFGCGLAGLGGALSAEILGLDPYFPLKFMIYFLIVVTVGGSSSITGPFLASLLLGIADVAGKYYVPKVGPFVIYTVMIVILLWRPNGLFGRTAAR; from the coding sequence ATGGCCTCTATCCTCACCAATTTGTTCGACGGCGTCGCCTACGGCATGCTGCTGTTCGTGCTGGCCTGCGGGCTTGCGGTGACGCTCGGGCTGATGAACTTCGTCAACCTCGCGCATGGCGCCTTCGCGATGGCCGGCGGCTATATCTGCGCCGTGCTGGTCAACAATTCCGGCTGGCCGTTCTTCGCAGGTCTGCCACTCGCCTTTGTCGGGAGTGCTGCGATCGGCGTTGCGCTGGAGCGCACGCTGTATCGCCATCTCTATCGCCGCAGCCATCTCGATCAGGTGCTGTTCTCGATCGGTTTGGTGTTCATGTCGGTCGCGGCGGTCGACTACATCATGGGATCGTCGCGGGTCTTCATCAAGCTGCCGGCGGCGCTGGAAGGGCAGATCAATCTGTTCGGCGTCGGCATCGGCCGTTACCGGCTGATGATCGTCGTGATCTGCGGCCTGCTGACGCTGGCGCTGCAGCTGATCCTCGCCAAGACGCGGTTCGGAAGCCGCCTGCGCGCCGCGGTCGACGATCCGCGCGCCGCGATCGGGCTCGGCATCAACGTGCCGCAGGTGTTCGCCTTCACCTTCGCCTTCGGCTGCGGCCTCGCCGGGCTCGGCGGCGCGCTGAGCGCGGAGATCCTCGGGCTCGATCCGTACTTCCCGCTCAAATTCATGATCTACTTCCTGATCGTGGTCACGGTCGGCGGCTCCTCCTCGATCACCGGGCCGTTCCTCGCATCATTGCTGCTCGGCATCGCCGACGTCGCCGGCAAATATTACGTGCCCAAGGTCGGTCCCTTCGTGATCTACACCGTGATGATCGTGATCCTGCTCTGGCGCCCGAACGGCCTGTTCGGCCGCACCGCGGCGCGGTGA
- a CDS encoding ABC transporter substrate-binding protein yields MFNRRRILLWGAASAVLPGLCASVPAWAEDSVKIGLILPMTGGQASTGKQIDNAIKLYMQQKGDTVAGKKIEIILKDDAAVPDNTKRLAQELIVNDKVNFIAGFGVTPAALAAAPLATQAKIPEVVMAAGTSIITERSPYIVRTSFTLAQSSTIIGDWAVKNGIKKVATLTSDYAPGNDALTFFKQHFTAGGGEIVEEVKVPLANPDFAPFLQRMKDAKPDAMFVFVPAGQGGNFMKQYAERGLDKSGIKVIGPGDVMDDDLLNNMGDAALGAVTAHLYSAAHPSAMNKDFVAAYKKAYGNRPGFMAVSGYDGIHLIYEALKKTGGATDGDKLIEAMKGMKWESPRGPVSIDPETRDIVQNIYIRKVEKVDGELYNVEFATFEAVKDSGKTKK; encoded by the coding sequence ATGTTCAATCGTCGCAGGATATTGCTGTGGGGCGCCGCTTCGGCCGTGCTTCCGGGATTGTGCGCCAGCGTGCCGGCGTGGGCGGAAGACTCCGTCAAGATTGGCCTGATCCTGCCGATGACCGGCGGTCAGGCGTCGACCGGCAAGCAGATCGATAACGCCATCAAGCTCTACATGCAGCAGAAGGGCGACACCGTCGCCGGCAAGAAGATCGAGATCATCCTGAAGGACGACGCCGCGGTGCCCGACAACACCAAGCGGCTCGCGCAGGAACTGATCGTCAACGACAAGGTCAATTTCATCGCCGGCTTCGGCGTGACGCCCGCGGCGCTCGCCGCGGCGCCGCTGGCGACGCAGGCCAAGATTCCGGAAGTCGTGATGGCCGCCGGTACCTCGATCATCACCGAGCGTTCGCCTTATATCGTGCGCACGAGCTTCACGCTGGCGCAGTCCTCCACCATCATCGGCGACTGGGCGGTCAAGAACGGCATCAAGAAGGTCGCGACGCTGACCTCCGACTACGCGCCGGGCAATGACGCGCTGACCTTCTTCAAGCAGCACTTCACCGCCGGCGGCGGCGAGATCGTGGAAGAGGTCAAGGTCCCGCTTGCCAATCCCGACTTCGCGCCGTTCCTGCAGCGCATGAAGGATGCCAAGCCCGACGCGATGTTCGTGTTCGTGCCGGCCGGGCAGGGCGGCAACTTCATGAAGCAATATGCCGAGCGCGGGCTCGACAAGAGCGGCATCAAGGTGATCGGCCCCGGCGACGTGATGGACGACGACCTGCTCAACAACATGGGCGATGCCGCGCTCGGCGCGGTGACGGCGCATCTCTATTCGGCGGCGCATCCGTCCGCGATGAACAAGGATTTCGTCGCCGCCTACAAAAAGGCATACGGCAACCGCCCGGGATTCATGGCGGTCAGCGGCTATGACGGCATCCATCTGATCTACGAGGCGCTGAAGAAAACGGGCGGTGCGACCGATGGCGACAAGCTGATCGAGGCGATGAAGGGCATGAAGTGGGAGAGCCCGCGCGGCCCGGTCTCGATCGATCCGGAAACCCGCGACATCGTGCAGAATATCTATATTCGTAAGGTCGAGAAGGTCGACGGCGAGCTCTACAATGTCGAGTTCGCGACCTTCGAGGCCGTCAAGGATTCCGGCAAGACCAAGAAGTGA
- a CDS encoding phosphodiesterase, whose protein sequence is MKLIHMSDIHLTVPGRTIFGRDPLGNFERALDQVLADHRDAELMVISGDLSDLGDLADYQLLRERLSRFPIPTRLCIGNHDHRETFLGVFPECADADGFAQGVYDAAFGRCLLLDTYEPETAAGSFCERRQAWLRRQLSEHDGPFFLFMHYNPFPTHIAPVDRIGLLDDAAFRSIVAKHRSKIRHIFFGHCHMVLSGSVAGVPTTSLRGTNHASYPVFAEVLTVADLPESYGVAFIGADYVTVHMVEFGYRGDILSEDSPSQAVIG, encoded by the coding sequence ATGAAACTCATCCACATGAGCGACATCCATCTGACGGTACCAGGGAGGACGATCTTCGGCCGTGATCCCCTGGGCAATTTCGAGCGTGCGCTCGATCAGGTGCTTGCCGATCATCGCGATGCCGAGCTCATGGTGATCTCGGGCGATCTTTCCGATCTCGGCGACCTCGCCGACTATCAATTGTTGCGCGAACGCCTGAGCCGGTTTCCGATCCCTACGCGGCTTTGTATCGGCAACCACGACCATCGCGAGACGTTTCTCGGCGTGTTTCCCGAATGCGCCGACGCGGACGGTTTCGCACAGGGCGTTTACGACGCCGCGTTCGGCCGTTGCCTGCTCCTCGACACCTATGAGCCGGAGACGGCCGCCGGCAGTTTCTGCGAGAGGCGGCAGGCCTGGCTGCGGCGGCAGCTATCGGAGCATGACGGTCCGTTCTTCCTGTTCATGCATTACAATCCATTCCCGACGCATATCGCCCCGGTGGACCGGATCGGCCTGCTCGACGATGCCGCGTTCCGGTCGATCGTCGCGAAGCACCGGAGCAAGATCCGGCACATCTTCTTCGGTCACTGCCACATGGTGCTGAGCGGTTCGGTTGCCGGTGTCCCCACGACCTCGCTGCGCGGAACGAACCACGCCAGCTATCCCGTGTTCGCGGAGGTCTTGACCGTCGCCGATCTGCCGGAGTCCTATGGCGTCGCGTTCATCGGCGCGGACTACGTCACCGTGCATATGGTGGAGTTCGGCTACCGCGGCGACATCCTCAGCGAGGATTCGCCCAGCCAGGCAGTCATTGGGTAG
- the purU gene encoding formyltetrahydrofolate deformylase yields MPDHQFVLTLSCPDRPGIVSAVSTFLAHNGQNILDAQQFDDIETGKFFMRVVFTAADLAVGLPALQTGFAAIAERFGMEWQMRDRASRRRVMLLVSKSDHCLVDILYRWRTGELEMIPTAIVSNHPRESYGSLDFGDIPFHHLPVTKETKRQQEDAVWKLAQDTNTDLVVLARYMQILSDEMSARLSGRCINIHHSFLPGFKGAKPYHQAHERGVKLIGATAHYVTSDLDEGPIIDQDVERISHRDTPEDLVRKGRDIERRVLARAIRYHLADRVILNGRKTVVFVD; encoded by the coding sequence ATGCCCGACCATCAATTCGTTCTGACCCTGTCCTGTCCGGATCGGCCGGGGATCGTCTCCGCGGTCTCGACGTTTCTGGCGCATAATGGCCAGAACATCCTGGACGCCCAGCAGTTCGACGACATCGAGACCGGCAAGTTCTTCATGCGCGTGGTGTTCACCGCGGCCGATCTCGCGGTCGGGCTGCCGGCGCTGCAGACCGGCTTTGCCGCGATTGCCGAACGGTTCGGCATGGAATGGCAGATGCGCGATCGCGCCAGCCGCCGCCGGGTGATGCTGCTGGTGTCGAAGTCCGATCACTGCCTGGTCGACATCCTCTATCGCTGGCGCACCGGCGAGCTCGAGATGATCCCGACCGCGATTGTCTCCAATCATCCGCGCGAGAGCTACGGTTCGCTCGATTTCGGCGATATCCCGTTCCATCATCTGCCGGTGACCAAAGAGACCAAGCGGCAGCAGGAAGACGCGGTCTGGAAGCTCGCCCAGGACACCAATACCGACCTCGTGGTGCTCGCCCGCTACATGCAGATCCTGTCGGACGAGATGTCGGCGCGGCTGTCGGGCCGCTGCATCAACATCCATCATTCCTTCCTGCCGGGCTTCAAGGGCGCCAAGCCCTACCACCAGGCGCATGAGCGCGGCGTCAAGCTGATCGGCGCCACCGCGCATTACGTCACCAGCGATCTCGACGAGGGGCCGATCATCGACCAGGACGTCGAGCGCATCAGCCATCGCGACACGCCCGAGGATCTCGTGCGCAAGGGCCGCGACATCGAGCGCCGCGTGCTGGCGCGGGCGATCCGCTACCATCTCGCCGACCGCGTCATCCTCAACGGGCGCAAGACCGTGGTGTTCGTGGACTGA
- a CDS encoding uroporphyrinogen-III synthase, whose product MADRLNGYRILILETREEAQFSRLLAEQGADVLQCPMFTIHDAPDPAPIEAWIRRAIERPLYDLVLMTGEGLRRLMKVVRRIGVEAEFVTGLGKTRKFARGPKPGRALREIGLEPQMTTEKPTSEGVAEMLSQLDLSGHRLGLQLYPDKDHATLIGAIKAQGAEVDTVLPYVYDAQAADANIVTAIEEMAQGRIDAIALTSSGQVRRLIEVAQAHRCEAQLREGLKQTPIASVGPVVSDELKTYGLSTDIYPANDAFFMKPLISAMATALAKAPPRTAGR is encoded by the coding sequence ATGGCTGACCGGCTGAACGGCTACCGCATCCTGATCCTCGAGACGCGCGAGGAGGCGCAGTTTTCCCGCCTGCTCGCCGAGCAGGGCGCCGACGTGCTGCAATGCCCGATGTTCACCATCCACGACGCGCCGGACCCGGCGCCGATCGAGGCCTGGATTCGCCGCGCCATCGAGCGGCCGCTCTACGACCTCGTGCTGATGACCGGCGAAGGCCTGCGCCGGCTGATGAAGGTGGTGCGCCGGATCGGGGTCGAGGCGGAGTTTGTCACGGGCCTCGGCAAGACGCGCAAATTCGCCCGCGGCCCCAAGCCCGGCCGCGCGCTGCGCGAGATCGGACTGGAGCCGCAAATGACGACGGAGAAGCCGACCTCGGAAGGCGTCGCCGAGATGCTGTCGCAGCTCGACCTGAGCGGCCATCGGCTCGGCCTGCAGCTCTATCCGGACAAGGATCACGCCACCCTGATCGGCGCGATCAAGGCGCAGGGCGCCGAGGTCGATACGGTGCTGCCTTATGTCTATGACGCGCAAGCCGCCGACGCCAACATCGTGACCGCGATCGAGGAAATGGCGCAAGGCCGCATCGATGCGATCGCGCTGACCAGTTCAGGTCAGGTTCGACGCCTGATCGAGGTGGCGCAGGCGCATCGGTGCGAGGCGCAATTGCGCGAGGGCCTGAAGCAGACCCCGATCGCCTCCGTCGGGCCCGTGGTGTCGGACGAATTGAAGACCTACGGCCTATCCACCGACATCTACCCGGCGAACGATGCGTTCTTCATGAAGCCGCTGATCTCGGCGATGGCGACGGCGCTGGCGAAAGCTCCGCCACGGACGGCAGGGAGGTGA